One Amblyomma americanum isolate KBUSLIRL-KWMA chromosome 8, ASM5285725v1, whole genome shotgun sequence DNA window includes the following coding sequences:
- the LOC144101447 gene encoding noggin-2-like: MRRRPAGPVALALPVLLLLAMTSPTAMARTGAPPRPARPNRGRQGHQMAQLQQQPQGQDVKPPLLLRPLPSDDLPVIDLVEPVGHLYDPGPEDLDPKNLQRILAGHFDPKFMAVQRPKESYLHPNGTLRPGFRLRKGRLVPARPMPHELQRIRLKNLELPGGLRVRLDMGRRLRRKMRQLLWTYTYCPLVYRWKDLGLRFWPRWIREGRCYKSRRSCSFPPGMTCREKSSTEKTVLRWHCKDWTQRRQCRWILATMSILVECSCSC, from the exons ATGCGACGGCGGCCGGCCGGTCCGGTAGCGCTTGCCCTGCCCGTGCTCTTGCTGCTAGCGATGACGTCACCGACCGCCATGGCCCGCACCGGAGCACCCCCCAGGCCCGCAAG ACCAAACAGAGGTCGCCAGGGCCACCAAATGgctcagcttcagcagcagccgcAGGGTCAGGATGTGAAGCCTCCGCTGCTGCTCCGGCCACTGCCCTCAGACGACCTTCCGGTCATCGACCTGGTCGAGCCCGTGGGCCATCTGTACGACCCGGGTCCCGAAGACCTCGACCCGAAGAACCTGCAGAGGATCCTGGCGGGACACTTCGACCCGAAATTCATGGCCGTTCAAAGGCCGAAGGAGAGCTACCTCCACCCCAACG GCACCCTCAGGCCAGGCTTCCGGCTCAGAAAAGGCCGCCTGGTGCCCGCCAGGCCGATGCCCCACGAGCTGCAGCGAATCCGTCTCAAGAACCTCGAGCTCCCGGGTGGCCTCCGGGTGCGTCTGGACATGGGTCGTCGTCTGCGGCGTAAAATGCGCCAACTCCTCTGGACGTACACCTACTGCCCACTGGTGTACCGCTGGAAGGACCTCGGTCTTCGCTTCTGGCCCCGCTGGATCCGTGAGGGCCGCTGTTACAAGAGCCGCCGGTCATGCTCCTTCCCTCCGGGCATGACCTGCCGAGAGAAGAGCTCCACGGAGAAGACAGTGCTGCGGTGGCACTGCAAGGACTGGACGCAACGACGCCAGTGCCGGTGGATACTGGCGACCATGTCTATCCTGGTCGAGTGCTCCTGTTCCTGCTGA